The nucleotide window GCCAATCAGTCATTGTGCATGGGCCTCTGCGCTCTGATCAGGCCCTTCGAGCTATCACTAAAGAAGAGGGCACCCCCTCGGTGGGGGAGATAACGGCGGGCGTCCCAGTCACGCTGGACTCCAAATCCGTCTCTGACACGGTTATAATCAAGAGCCGCTCACAGGAGAGGGAGGAGAGGAGATTGGGGAGAAATAAAATGGTGAGGATAGGAAAATTCAAAAGCGAAGCCAGGCTGAGAAGCCTGAAAATGAAAGAGGCAGAAGGAGAAAAGAGGAAGAGCGTTACAAATGAAACGGATAGCAGCGAAACCAACGGCGGGGACCGTGCCGCCGGGCTTAAAGATGCAAGCGTGAACGCAACCACAGCCAAACCAGATTTCTCTGACAATGCCATCACAACTGACACAGACAAGACCAAGTTTTCATTTGCCTCGTCCTCCTGCACTCCTGGCAAAGCGTCGTCCTCAGAAGAGGTGGAAGCTGGCGTCCCTGTCATCCCAGGAGGCTACCTGCAGACCTTGCTAGATGCTACAGACTCCTCCGGGGGAACACCTATCCCATATTTCCCTCAGCAACCCCCCAGACAACAGTACCCGGTGGGCATTTCCCTCGAAGAAAAGCAATTTTGCTCTCTCCAACTGGCTCAAAGCTGCGTGCTCTCCCCTCCTTCTGAATCAGAGCTCCAACAGTCTCCCCAGAACTGCCCCAGCTTCCCCCAAATGTGGCACCCACAGCTCTGCAGCAGCCACGGTCAGACCTTTGGACCCGAGACCCCCGAGACGCCCATCCTGCCCAACAGCTTTCCGGGCGCCGTAACCGTGAGCGAGACACTGCCCGTTTCCAACTACGGCCAGGTGAGCCCCGAGGGTGAGCGGGTACTTTACGAGAAGAGCTACCTGGCCGAATCTGGACTGCAGCCCGGGCCAGACCTGCCGGCGTGtcagtccacctgcgtggagggCCCGGTCCAGTACCAGAGAGGGTCTCTGTCCACTGACAACGGCAGACTGATCAGCTACGACTCCGTCGGCTCCTTATCGGCCTCCTCGAGCAACTACAGTTCACTAAGCCTCAAATCTTGCGAGCGAGAAGGTGAGGAGGAGGGGCGGGACACTTTCTTAGCTCATTGCAGTCCTAAAATGGTGATTCAGCAGAGTATGGATGCCCTCACGCCACTCAGGGAGTCTTCAGACCTGCTGGACATCTCCAATTTTACGCCAGACAAATTCAGACACTCGTCGCTGTCCGAGCTTTCGCCGCCAGAGACGCCTAACCTCTCCCCACAGGTCGCGGGGCGTGACATGAAGATACCGGGGAACGTTGGAAAGTACCAGGATGTCAACGATATGTCTACGGAGCGCAACAGGGACTCTAAGTGGAACTGTGACATTATGCAGCAACAGGAGCACACGGGAAATGCCTACACAGTGGAGGAGAGTCCGTTTCCACTGCACAACTTTAATAGCCAGGATGTCTTATGTTTGGATAAAAAGGGAGACCCGGGGGCCGCAGAGTATAATGAGCAGAGTGATGAAATTACGGGGGCTAAGAGTATCAAGTCCAAGCGGAAAGGCAATTACAAACAGGCAGCCGCAGCACAGAGCCCAAAGAAAGCCCGGGCGCCGAGAAGCACCAAGTCAGAAAAGGTCAAGACCCCCAAACAGAATTCTCGTTCCACCAAAAAGATTAAGGCCATGTTAGAAGGTAAGGCAGCCAAGAACCAGGCCGAAGGGTGCGGCGCGGCGCTGACCGACGGCTCGGGCGGCGGTGGCGACTGGTCCGCCACCGGCTGGTCAGAGAACAACGGTCTAATCGGGGACGATCAGAGAGAGTTTGAGGAGCCCTCCAATATTCTGTCCAACATCGTCTCCGGCATGGCTGAAGTCCAGAGATTCATGATGGCCTCCATCGAGCCGCTCTGGAATCCAATGTCGGAGGCCGGCACACCCTCCGAGGCCAACAACCTCAACCTGAAGACTCTTAAAATCTTGGCGGGCACCGAGTCTGATCTAAAGAAAAAGGGTGCCGCGCTAACCGGGGCGGCGGGGAGAGGCAGAAAGGCGGGGGGCAAAGGAGGGAAAAACCAGGCCAAATTTAACCCCACCCATCCCTTATTCCCGCAACTAGCGCTGGGCTGTGACATGTTTGATAAACCCAACTTTATTAACCCGGGGCCCGCACACAAAAAGCTGTACCGTCACAAGACCAGTGCAAAGTTTCCTCGCATTGAAACGCTGAAGGGGAAACGAGCCGAGAGAGACCCAAATAAGGACATAGCACTGATGACCTCTTTTGAGAAACTGAGGTAATATTTTGTTATCAGCTGCTGTTGCACCCCCCTTTTCTCTTTCCCCCACGATACCTGAGCCCTCCCTCACAAGCATAACTACACTGACGCTATGCCAGAGCTGCATGAGAACTaagttcccccccccccctccttgaTTTCTCTCACTTCCTTTAATCCCCGAAAAAGGAAATTAATATCTGCATGAAAAACTTCTTGTACGTTGCAAACTACCTATTGAGTGATTGTGTCGAGCTTGATTGagatttaaaatgaccatggctGCATTTTCCTTGCTTTCGTTGTTTCTGCTTTGTTTGTTCTTCTtatagtcgtttttttttttttatttcgtaTTTTTCgtctgggggggaaaaaagagagaAGAAGAACCCTTGAAAAATGTTCTGTATGCTTTTTAAGGAcctttctttttgtattttctcaGCAACACATGCTCTCCTGAAGTATGGTATACCCTTTCCCCCTAAAGATGTAGCTCTATACACAAAATGCATTAAGTGACATCTACGCACCCCCCTCCTCCTCATCTGTTTTTGTATGCAGAATGTGGATGTCCTGTTGTTGCTGTCCTTCATACACTGCCTGGCTCATTTCAAGAGGAAAACCTTCAATTTATGAGCCCTATTTAATCCCAAGGCATCTTGAAAACACAAGATGGGACCATTTTGTATTGATGACATATCAGacgtcccccccacccccccattCCCCTCGAGGCCGGAATAATTTTCTTTTGTCGagcatttctttttcttctaaTGCATAGAGGAACTGGTTATCTACATTGACATTTTTACGCCTTGCAAAGTCATAAAAGCTTCACCCTCAGAgtatttttgtcattgttgcTGTACAGGGACATGCAAtatttgcaacaacaaaaaaaagagataatTATACCTAAAAATCAATGTGCCAAAAGTAACAATGCTGTGTATAAATGACCTCTTATATATGTGTGAATATTGGCTGTTCCTATTTTCTATCTACTGGAATATTGGCTCCTTGCAGAGACTTACCACAACAGGAATTCTTTGTTTggactctctcactctctctttctctccctctctcatatttctctctctttctctctctctcgtctgATAAAAGGCACCAACAGCTGGCAGTGGTACACCACCACTCACTAAACCAAATCAGAAACCCTCTTCttaccccctccctccctccttccaaCCCACCCCTCCACTTTGTTTGCCAAATTCAATTTACCTCAACATCGCCCGGCACTGAAAAGCaacaagagagagaaaaaaaaaaaaaagaaaaaaaaaaggcgaaaTCTGCTCTGAAGTCTACCGAAGAGGAAGATGCGTTTCTAAACAAGCTTTCTGTGGACCAAGGAGAATGTAGTAAAGATGTTTAAGGCTAAGTAAGGGAAGGATTTGTCGGCCCGGGTCTGAGCCAACGCCAAATAGATCCTTTTTGGGCTGAAAATTCAAGGCAGTTTGGAACACGAAGAGATTGGGATGCACGTGTCAGTCCCCAATGGGTGTCAGTCGCGTCATCTTTTGCAGTTTGACTTCATGTGAATGTGAAATCACTTTTCAGTACCAATTGAATCAGCAATCTTGTCAGTGAAGGAAAGCACATCTTTTTCATTCAAATCCACGTGGAGCGCTTACTTTTTAAGGGATCTCAAATGAGGACGTATGTCTTTAACCCCTTTCGTGTAGGAGTTATTCTCATTTTTAACCCTTACGGGTCACGTCAGTGGCGTCAAAATATGAGCCTTCTCAGCCAGTGTTCAaataattggatgtctatcgccgtcaatggctttTAATGAGTCAAATACTTTTCAGAAATTATTTTACTGTGTTACTTAGGGCTTTAAGCAATGTGTATTTGTTTGGattctttttaatttcattcatttcgtttttttattaacatttatacatgtatttatatgataatttaaaaaaaacagtaattaagtgtacaaagggttaaaagtcttaaatctttcatgcacaaattaggattttttttaacccattgaatttgtggctgccaatgacggcggCAGACGTCCAATGTTCACTTATTAATAACTAGAAAAACAATataagtaaatacagtaatgatatttaagaatatataataacatttgctaatgtttgatttttttatcacttaaaAAAAGGCGCTCTATAGGGGGTTAAGTGTCCATTTTTGAATAGCTGTTTAATATATGTGTGTTTTCCCTCATTTatgtgtatacattttttttagcatatcATTACagcttttgtttcatttttggaGGGCAGAAAATCAACACCATATACTAAGAATATAGAGAAATGTTATCTTGTAGCATATTTTTAAGCAACTGTTACTCATTTGTGACGGAGCATCTGAGATTCAACTTTAAATACAATCAATCTGTTCAAAACGGCTGCCAAAATACTTTTATAAACTGCATTTaagaaaatgtgtttctttCACAGATCCGTACACAGGACAAAAGCctgagttctttttttttgggatgttctATTTTCAGTTGAAGAGTGCAGATATGGAAGCTTGACTTCAAAAATGGGCCTTGTTTTATAGAAAATAGTGGCACAAGAATATTATTatcatgaaattaaaatctttttttgttttgtttgtttgtttgttttccctctGCAATGATCCTGCATTTCTTTCCTCCAGAATATCAGGGTTAGGACCAAGACGAGCTGCTGATGGGAAGCTCCACGTGGGTTTACAAACCCATTTACTAGTCTGCCTTCTCTCATTTCTGCCTATTGTCAAATTGAATGtacttatcttttctttttttttgtttgtttgtttgtttgttttcaaaatgtgcCACTGTTGAGCTGCCTCATGTTAATGGTGCTAAGAAAgccgacatttgtttttttaaaatttgttttcccagagttaacaaaaaaagaaatgcaaactAGATTAGGTTCCTAATCCTCCTTATGAATGTATATTCTAATGTTATGTTTGATGTATATTCACTTCATGATTCTTTGACATTGATTGGAATTACTTTTGCTCTTCTCATTCAAATATTGCCAAGCTTTATATATACCGTCTAGAGTTGTTACCAGAAGGAATCTTAATGAACTCTTGACACAACAAAATcttgtatattttttgtgtgccaaTTTGTAACATATTTTGTAAGTGTATATTTTTCTTAGAAAGTGCTGTGAAGTAttcgtgtgtgtgcgtgtgtgtgcgtgtgtgtgtgagtaacCTTTTATGCGCCTTTATGGGCAGTGGAAAGGATATACAATGACAAGTTTCTGGTTTTAAAAACCAAAATATGaaagtattgacaaaaaactagaaatatttacattttgttgGGAGTTTTTGTAATAAGACCATGACCTTGTTGTGAGAGTGTTGTGTTACTGTGTAAAACACAAAtaagcaaaggaaaaaaaaaggaaactttggaggaaaaaatataatttgtgaACAATTTGCTGTTTTATAGATTTTCATGTAAATTATTCaagtattattttgttttgtttgtttgggtttttttcttttgttgtaaCTGTTGCAaaagttttaaatatttgtgatcAAGCCTGTATGGTGATAATGTAATATTGGTAACTTGCTGAGTTTTGTAATAATGTTTATGGAGTAAatatacaaattaaaataagattTTGAATGCTGCTTTCTGAAgagaattaaattgtttttttggttttttttttaaacattcgcAGATTGtgggatgaatgaatggatggatggatgcataATTGGATGGGCGAATGGATAAATATTGGTCAATCAATAGCTAGATAAACAAAAGTCATACAGTGTAATCTAAGGTGCTAATGTCCAAACTACAGCCTGCGGCTcactgcccagtttttattgacaAATTATGAAACTGTCCTTAAATATAGTCGAAATTTGAAGTTGCAGTTCAGCCTAGATGGAGCTAGTTATCTAAACAGTGGCTTTCCATTAGTTCATAGGTGAAAATCTgagaacatttattcattttctggaccacttattctcacaagggtcgccacgggggtgccggagcagagactatcccagttaaccactgccaagcatgtttttcggatgtgggaggaaaccagagtacttggagaaaactaCATGAATTCCAAACCGTGAGtactgacctgggattgaaccctcaatcccagaactgtgaggcccatgcactaaccacttgcccacCTAAGAACATGTCAAAATCAATGTAAGAATCTATagaattacagtattttcatacctgtcaacctctgccgataactgcccttataaatgattatgagtccccttacaaacccccccaaaaccttacaaacaccgtactcgtacggtgtttgtaaggttttgggggggtttgtaaggggaatcataatcatttataagggcagttatcggcagaggttgacaggtatgtattttattttaaatagacaATAAATGTAatcaatccattaaaaaaaaaacttatttaacCCAATTGTGACTGAAGATGAcatatattaattaatttattatttttctgaaagcagccgtcaaaagaaaaaaaagtttggacacccctgctcaaaggctatttaaaaaaatacagtatatttgcAGATGTATGGtttaacacatttttgttttaacatttttagacCTTATAGTTGCTACTGTTAGATAAATAGTTCTTATTTTTCCAAGCATAATTTCAAAAGTAGAAATTAGGAGGCTCCACTTCCACCATTCGATTCACTCATCCACTCATTCTAATTAGTTCTTTCATATGCGCAATATTGTAAGATTCTTTGGCATTACGTAGGCATTTTCATTTCTCTGGGTCTGGCTTtggatcttttttattttattatatatttttttatatgtcagAACTAATTAGCACTCAGGGTCAGGCGTAGCTCGAGTGATTGCTCATCCCTAACTCCAAGCTGGGCACTCTTGTCTGCTCTGCAACTCATCCTGGCATGCTTAATTGGAGCTGGAACTTCTACGTATAAACACACCCTGTGATGTATGCCTACAAAATTGTCGGCTGGTattaatattttgtttgttctgtAGTCACCCATAACTGTAGCGAGCAAGCcaattataaaattaaaatgtctctTGCAGTGGATCTTGTGTGCACATTTAGTGcttatgtatatacatttttgcggcactgaaaatggatggctgagtaaaacaatcaaaatagGGTGGTGATTTCATGCATAAATTGCatcaataaaatgcatttttttcccctactaTCTATTCCAATCCTTGACCCACTGATAATGGATGGGTCCttactggatttttttcagtttttttttttagacaccaGTTGATAGATCTGCGAGGAAGGAATGATGGACATGCAGGTAGGTTATatgataaataaaatacatatcatGAAATGTGAGCTACTTATGCACTATAAACTGTAAGCACTATAATATTACCTCTTTTATTTCACATTACAAAACTATCCTGAAAGTTTGATAATAATCAATTTATTTGTTCTTGTGTTATGGGTTTCACCCCATGACTCAGATATAAGAATTGAGTAATTAATTTAATGAATGAAACCCTGTCACTTGCTGGAGTTAATTCAATAGGTCTGTCTACTTCATTACAGTGCACTGAGGCTGAAAGGgatcatattatatttaaagcattaatatttaatattagcGTCATTGGCTATGTGTCAAGTTTCAAATGGTGAGATAGCATTTCCTTACAAATGATCAGATATTTCATTTGTGgagaattaatgtgtttttagtcaGTTACTGGAAAGATAAAACTGTATTTTAGCTAATGGCCACGTCGGGGCGCTATAACTGAACTGTGACTCGATTCAAAACAAACATCCAGTTGGTATTTATGCCCTCAATCTTGTCTTTCAGGTATCGCCTTCCATGATTGGCTCGGGCATAGGCGTACCCAAATAACAGTGCTGAAGTCACCAGGTATGCCTGCAAATCACAACTCGAGAATATTTTTTCCAAGACTTTCCGGAAGACCGTTGTGTCTCTCCTATAAGAAACAAAATGGAGTCCTGAAACTACAGTTAGCGTCATAGTCAATCGTTTTTAAAACGTATTGAAAGAACAATTGAGCACTCTGATTGTATAGTTACCACCATCATCGAACAGGTAATGGAAtagttagtttttttaagaGCTTGTTTATGTTCCCCGGTTGTATAATTCTAGCGAACGCATTCGGTCCTTGTGTGCGAGTAGTGCTTGAGAACGTCATTGCTAGCTGTCGTCCTCTTAGTTAGCTAAACAGCGACTGTCGATGACATTACACTTTGTATATTAGGAAGCAATCAATGTTGTGAAACATTTATTGAATCTTTGTCAACGGACTCACATTTGCGATTCACTTATTACCGAGAGCGCCGTCACACCAATTAACATAAACGACTCCTTTTAAAGACAATGTTTCTCGCAGCATTAATTGGAAGGCCTTTTTTGACTATAACTCGTTGCCCCTCAGCTACATAGTTAGCATTGAAAGCACTTAGCCGCAGTAGCCATTTGTTTCAGGGTCTGCGGCTGTAAAGCTAATACAATACTAATACTATACTTCCTACAAATAGATTCGTAAACGACAATCGTAGCGTCAGTTTGCACTATTGTAGCTTAAGTTCGATCGTTTTGTGAAATGAACGTCAAGCAAGCTTCCTGgtgatattttgatttttacctCCACTTAACGCTCTTACGTTTAAATGGAAGTCCGTTAGGTGTGTGTATACAATCAAATGCCTTTGCTGGCTCGGTAATTATTCAGTCCATCCCAGAGGTCAGCatgctttattattattcaaaagaATTCCGTTGCACTTTCTCCTAAAGAAGGGACAAAAAGGGATTGCTCAAACCCCACTTGACATCCAAGTGAGGACTGCGCTGAGAGTAAAATTCTACTTTAAAACGTTGCAGAGACTATTTAATTGTAAGGGTTTCTTCATTgagcaaaaacacaaaggggAGAACATACTTGACAACATTGaatcatctttttaaaatgtaagtcAAATTCCATGTATTCACACTCAGCAAATGTTAAATGCCCATTTCTTGATCATTTTAGGGCATGTTGAATGTATAAGTAACTAATTTAAAATGACCATCTTTCCCATGTAAAAGACTTTGAAAACAATATCCAAATCCTGAACAAGTTCATGTGATTACATTGTTTTCTCACAAACATTTGCACTCAGCAATGACAGTTGGAAGATGCATGCATGATAATTTTACTAGCGTACGATAGCCTTGACATTTTGAATTAGGTTTGAATTACTATTAAACTCAAATcaattggattaaaatatgtaatatgTAATAACAAGTCATAATCATAGCT belongs to Stigmatopora argus isolate UIUO_Sarg chromosome 9, RoL_Sarg_1.0, whole genome shotgun sequence and includes:
- the LOC144082292 gene encoding neurite extension and migration factor-like isoform X1, which codes for MDVGTGSGLTLIVKTSQADNVIAVENTARVCEQSGDLSLCRLVDAALPPPPSPAVESSQQLCPTHQRTPTTSPILSFPLPLGTDPSLGLTADPRPPSHEVPTLVPHFQQTPSAASLPNTAVSSWGPARYTQKSIRLPAATSLPLTMMDPGNVSNLTEECLLQPSRNCLGCFIETCDATSVQNPPHEPSTSPNSETGLSARIGDVNREDFADINNISIQCLSHAGEAVSHYGEQLLSDQLLSFPLPKASDEGKRVEGNKATNDCDDPQVDGTTKNLYDGLLLDKVSGEEVLLANASQDWGYFESFISESKMELLDLCSKNELSVNLFSEEDVDNLFDDEDDDSTLSSDVCSLKIRYESFQDNMREKTNVLQEETQFNFFPSVLTNCAKKEEGVGVMRRSVDELQPKSDELILQPELEENPGDWSGQSPLDGSHGSPMSTPKVNYVIDFNSTEESGEFSDDSSCTGSSSDTVQEGKFKKAHSKRFLSPSNPLNYGLRSKRKVRYSDDYLYDVDSLESEKNAEKKEKPPPGQKEEEDVDWCPKKRRKSCRKEPPVVIKYIIINRFKGERLMSVKLGKLDPVDDIVSLNANTLSKYETLAPLKDYWQAKQRERQEQLKLVARERQQRGFHLNGRHHRPFNSAHPKRKFKIANRLKVHGTPTLGQSVIVHGPLRSDQALRAITKEEGTPSVGEITAGVPVTLDSKSVSDTVIIKSRSQEREERRLGRNKMVRIGKFKSEARLRSLKMKEAEGEKRKSVTNETDSSETNGGDRAAGLKDASVNATTAKPDFSDNAITTDTDKTKFSFASSSCTPGKASSSEEVEAGVPVIPGGYLQTLLDATDSSGGTPIPYFPQQPPRQQYPVGISLEEKQFCSLQLAQSCVLSPPSESELQQSPQNCPSFPQMWHPQLCSSHGQTFGPETPETPILPNSFPGAVTVSETLPVSNYGQVSPEGERVLYEKSYLAESGLQPGPDLPACQSTCVEGPVQYQRGSLSTDNGRLISYDSVGSLSASSSNYSSLSLKSCEREGEEEGRDTFLAHCSPKMVIQQSMDALTPLRESSDLLDISNFTPDKFRHSSLSELSPPETPNLSPQVAGRDMKIPGNVGKYQDVNDMSTERNRDSKWNCDIMQQQEHTGNAYTVEESPFPLHNFNSQDVLCLDKKGDPGAAEYNEQSDEITGAKSIKSKRKGNYKQAAAAQSPKKARAPRSTKSEKVKTPKQNSRSTKKIKAMLEGKAAKNQAEGCGAALTDGSGGGGDWSATGWSENNGLIGDDQREFEEPSNILSNIVSGMAEVQRFMMASIEPLWNPMSEAGTPSEANNLNLKTLKILAGTESDLKKKGAALTGAAGRGRKAGGKGGKNQAKFNPTHPLFPQLALGCDMFDKPNFINPGPAHKKLYRHKTSAKFPRIETLKGKRAERDPNKDIALMTSFEKLRMWMSCCCCPSYTAWLISRGKPSIYEPYLIPRHLENTRWDHFVLMTYQTSPPPPHSPRGRNNFLLSSISFSSNA
- the LOC144082292 gene encoding neurite extension and migration factor-like isoform X2, whose amino-acid sequence is MDVGTGSGLTLIVKTSQADNVIAVENTARVCEQSGDLSLCRLVDAALPPPPSPAVESSQQLCPTHQRTPTTSPILSFPLPLGTDPSLGLTADPRPPSHEVPTLVPHFQQTPSAASLPNTAVSSWGPARYTQKSIRLPAATSLPLTMMDPGNVSNLTEECLLQPSRNCLGCFIETCDATSVQNPPHEPSTSPNSETGLSARIGDVNREDFADINNISIQCLSHAGEAVSHYGEQLLSDQLLSFPLPKASDEGKRVEGNKATNDCDDPQVDGTTKNLYDGLLLDKVSGEEVLLANASQDWGYFESFISESKMELLDLCSKNELSVNLFSEEDVDNLFDDEDDDSTLSSDVCSLKIRYESFQDNMREKTNVLQEETQFNFFPSVLTNCAKKEEGVGVMRRSVDELQPKSDELILQPELEENPGDWSGQSPLDGSHGSPMSTPKVNYVIDFNSTEESGEFSDDSSCTGSSSDTVQEGKFKKAHSKRFLSPSNPLNYGLRSKRKVRYSDDYLYDVDSLESEKNAEKKEKPPPGQKEEEDVDWCPKKRRKSCRKEPPVVIKYIIINRFKGERLMSVKLGKLDPVDDIVSLNANTLSKYETLAPLKDYWQAKQRERQEQLKLVARERQQRGFHLNGRHHRPFNSAHPKRKFKIANRLKVHGTPTLGQSVIVHGPLRSDQALRAITKEEGTPSVGEITAGVPVTLDSKSVSDTVIIKSRSQEREERRLGRNKMVRIGKFKSEARLRSLKMKEAEGEKRKSVTNETDSSETNGGDRAAGLKDASVNATTAKPDFSDNAITTDTDKTKFSFASSSCTPGKASSSEEVEAGVPVIPGGYLQTLLDATDSSGGTPIPYFPQQPPRQQYPVGISLEEKQFCSLQLAQSCVLSPPSESELQQSPQNCPSFPQMWHPQLCSSHGQTFGPETPETPILPNSFPGAVTVSETLPVSNYGQVSPEGERVLYEKSYLAESGLQPGPDLPACQSTCVEGPVQYQRGSLSTDNGRLISYDSVGSLSASSSNYSSLSLKSCEREGEEEGRDTFLAHCSPKMVIQQSMDALTPLRESSDLLDISNFTPDKFRHSSLSELSPPETPNLSPQVAGRDMKIPGNVGKYQDVNDMSTERNRDSKWNCDIMQQQEHTGNAYTVEESPFPLHNFNSQDVLCLDKKGDPGAAEYNEQSDEITGAKSIKSKRKGNYKQAAAAQSPKKARAPRSTKSEKVKTPKQNSRSTKKIKAMLEGKAAKNQAEGCGAALTDGSGGGGDWSATGWSENNGLIGDDQREFEEPSNILSNIVSGMAEVQRFMMASIEPLWNPMSEAGTPSEANNLNLKTLKILAGTESDLKKKGAALTGAAGRGRKAGGKGGKNQAKFNPTHPLFPQLALGCDMFDKPNFINPGPAHKKLYRHKTSAKFPRIETLKGKRAERDPNKDIALMTSFEKLR